The DNA sequence TCTCGGTGACCTATGAGGGGGACTACATCAACGTGCTGCGTCTCCTCCAGATGGCCGGGATCCCGCTCCGGCCCGAGGTCCGCCGTCCTCACGACCCGCTGCTCCTGATGGGGGGCGTTTGCGCCTTTTCGAACCCCGAGCCGCTCGCGCCCTTCATGGACTTCGTCGTCGTCGGCGAGGGCGAAGAGCTCGTCCGCGAGCTGATCGCGGCCTACCGGGAGGTCTGCGAGGGTGTGACGCCGGCGGCGCGGAGCCGGGACGTTCTGCTCGACCGGCTGGCGACGATTCAGGGGATGTACGTGCCCGCCGCCTATCGCATGAGCTATGCCGCCGATGCGACGGTCGCCGCCGTCGTTCCGGCGCGGGAGGGCGTCCCCGCCGTGGTCGTCAAGCGCCGTCTCAAGGATGTGAATCGCTTTGAGACGATCTCGCTCCTCAAGAGCCCGCAGGCCGAGTACGGGCACATGGCCCTCCTCGAAGTCGGCAAAGGGTGCGGTCGGGGCTGTCGCTTCTGCCTGGAAGGGGAGGTGTACCGGCCCGTGCGCCACCGGAGCCTTGAGGCGCTCCGCGAGACCGTCGCCCGGCTCGCCACAGAGACGAAGCGGGTGGGGCTCGTGGGCGCCTGCGTCTCGGACTATCCCTGGATCGGCGAGCTGATGAAGATCCTGGAGGAGCATGGTCTCGAGATCTCGATCTCGTCGCTCCGTGCCGACAGCCTGACCGAGGAGTTGGTGGCCGCGATCCAGCGGGGCGGCCACCGGACGCTCACGATTGCTCCCGAGGCGGGGACGGAGCGGCTCAGGGGAGTGATCCGCAAGGCCATCAGCGACGCCCAGCTCTATGCGGCCTGCGATCTGGTGCGGGCCCACGGGATCCCGAATCTCAAGTGCTACTTCATGATCGGCCTTCCAGGCGAGACCCGGGAGGACGTGGAAGCGATCCCCGACCTGGCGCGCCGGCTCCTCGAGCGGCTCAGCGTCCCTTCGCGCGATGGCCGGCCTTTCGGGCGCCTCACGCTCTCGATCTCGTCCTTCGTACCGAAGCCCTGGACGCCGTTCCAGTGGTGTCCCTTCGACGACCTCCGGAGCCTGGAGGAGAAGCTGGCCGTGATCAAGGACGGGGTTCGGCACTTGGCCAACGTCAGGGTCCTCCACGAGAACCCGCGCGAGGCCTCGCTCCAGGCCCTCCTGGCCCGGGGCGACAGGCGCGTGGCTGACTTCCTGGAGCTGGCCGTGCGCTTCGACGGGAACTGGCGCCGGGCGCTCAAGGAGTGGGACGGGGATCCGGAGTTCTACACGACGCGCGCCCGGGGCCTGGATGAGACGTTCCCCTGGGACCACCTCGATGTCGGCGTGAAGAAGGCCGGGCTGATCCGGGAGTTCCAGAGGGCCGGGTACCCGGGCCGAAGGCCTGGGTGCGTCCCCGCTGCGGCTGCGGTGTAAGGAGGGAGCGACGTGGAACAGACGCCGCCGGGACGCTTCATGCTCTATACCGTGTTCCGGGTCACGCCGGCCTGGTACGGGCTCGCCAAGGAAGACAAAGGCCGGGCCATCTCGGAGTTCCTGGCCCGGGTGGACGACTTCGGGCAGCGGATGGTCATCCGCACCTACTCGACCCTCGGCCTGAGACGGGACGCCGATTTCCTCCTCTGGCTCATCGCGCCGGAGCTGGATTCGATCCAGGCGCTCACGGAGGGGCTCAGGAAGACCGCGATGGCCCCGTGGCTGGAGAATACGGGGAGCTACCTGGCCGTGACCCGGGAATCCTCCTACACGAAGGGGCATGTCGAGGAGGTGACGGTGATGGTCGAGCCGGGACAGGGGAAGTACCTCTTCGTGTACCCGTTCGTCAAGAGCCGGGAGTGGTACCTGCTCCCGATGGAGACCCGGCAGAAGCTGATGGCCGAGCACATCCGTGTCGGCCACCAGTTCCCGGGGATCCGGATCAACACGGGGTACTCGTTCGGCCTGGACGACCAGGACTTCGTGGTCGCCTTCGAGGGAGACGAGCCGAAGGATTTCGTCACGCTGGTCATGCGGCTGCGGGAGACCGAGGGGAGCAAGTACACGGTCCGCGACACGCCGATCTACACCTGCGTGCGGAGACCGCTCGAAGAGATCCTCTGGTCGCTCGGGTGACCAGTCGAGGAGGCCATCGGATGGGCACGCTCGCCAAAGTGTGTGAGAAGGACGAGGTCGCTCCGGGGGAGTGCAGGGTCGTCGAGGTGCAGGGGAAGACCGTCGCCCTCT is a window from the Candidatus Rokuibacteriota bacterium genome containing:
- a CDS encoding radical SAM protein, coding for MSWRLKKKAQTLLGREEGVIRKDWGGKIAFALVYPNTYAVGRSNLGFQTIYWHLNQLPDVVCERVFFPDPEDLEEFRRTGSVPFSLESQRPLADFHMVGFSVTYEGDYINVLRLLQMAGIPLRPEVRRPHDPLLLMGGVCAFSNPEPLAPFMDFVVVGEGEELVRELIAAYREVCEGVTPAARSRDVLLDRLATIQGMYVPAAYRMSYAADATVAAVVPAREGVPAVVVKRRLKDVNRFETISLLKSPQAEYGHMALLEVGKGCGRGCRFCLEGEVYRPVRHRSLEALRETVARLATETKRVGLVGACVSDYPWIGELMKILEEHGLEISISSLRADSLTEELVAAIQRGGHRTLTIAPEAGTERLRGVIRKAISDAQLYAACDLVRAHGIPNLKCYFMIGLPGETREDVEAIPDLARRLLERLSVPSRDGRPFGRLTLSISSFVPKPWTPFQWCPFDDLRSLEEKLAVIKDGVRHLANVRVLHENPREASLQALLARGDRRVADFLELAVRFDGNWRRALKEWDGDPEFYTTRARGLDETFPWDHLDVGVKKAGLIREFQRAGYPGRRPGCVPAAAAV
- a CDS encoding chlorite dismutase family protein → MEQTPPGRFMLYTVFRVTPAWYGLAKEDKGRAISEFLARVDDFGQRMVIRTYSTLGLRRDADFLLWLIAPELDSIQALTEGLRKTAMAPWLENTGSYLAVTRESSYTKGHVEEVTVMVEPGQGKYLFVYPFVKSREWYLLPMETRQKLMAEHIRVGHQFPGIRINTGYSFGLDDQDFVVAFEGDEPKDFVTLVMRLRETEGSKYTVRDTPIYTCVRRPLEEILWSLG